The following is a genomic window from Methylomarinum vadi.
TTTCGCTTTTGGTTCATGCCGCCTTTTATTTTTTGGCATGTGAACTACATCAATACAAAATAATTATTTATGGCACTGGTAAGCAAACACTTTAATTGATGGCCGCTAAACTTTTTCCGACTTTTCATCAAAGCAACTGCCCTTACTGCTTTTCAAACGAAAAAAAGTTAATCAAGGATGGCCTTAATAAGATTTATTTAATCCAAAGAAAATATCATCAAGGATGTTGGCAATTTTCATATTTCATTTTTTGCGAACCCAGTTGTTAGCTTTTAAACAGCTTTGCAAGGCTGAGTTAATTTTTACATTTTAAAGAGTAATCCCAGAGCTATGATCATTTCTGGTGTATGACTTGAGAAGAAAGCGGTGTAACCTGTTTGGCTAAGATCTCGCCAGATCAACCACCAAACGAGAAGGAAACACCACCATGGTACATAGTAATGTCATCAACCTGAATAAGCTAGAGCAAAATGATCCGTTGCAAGAAGTGTTGCGAGACGGTGCCCGTAAAATGCTGGAGGTAGCGATTGAAGCGGAAGTAAAAGCCTTTATTGATCAGCATAGCGGGCTGAAGACCGACGAAGGTAAGGCAGCGGTCGTTAGAAATGGTTATTTGCCTGAACGTTCAATTCAAACAGGGCTGGGTGATATTGAAGTCAAAGTCCCGAAGGTTCGGGATCGATCCGGTTCGGGGATCAAGTTTAACAGTCGCTTGGTGCCGCCATATTTGAAGCGAAGCAAGAACATCGAGGAATTTCTGCCTTGGCTGTATTTGCGAGGAATCTCGACGGGAGATTTCCCGGAGACCTTAAAACACCTATTGGGATCGGACGCTCCTGGCTTATCCGCTGCGACGATCAGTCGGCTCAAGCAGGATTGGGAGCATCACTATCGGGACTGGACGCGTCGGGATCTGAGTAATAAACGATATGTGTATGTCTGGGCCGATGGTATTTACAGCAACGTCAGAATGGATGATCGACTCTGTCTACTAGTCATCATTGGTTCCGATGAAACGGGGCGCAAAGAACTCATCGCCTTAGTCGATGGCTACCGGGAATCGGCTGCGAGCTGGGAAGAGGTGTTGATGGATTTAAGGCAGCGTGGCCTCTCTACGGACCCGAAATTAGCGATTGGAGATGGCGCTCTCGGTTTCTGGAAAGCCGTCGCTAAGCTTTGGCCGCAGACCGACCAGCAACGCTGTTGGGTGCATAAGACAGCCAATGTACTGGAGAAATTGCCCAAAGCCATGCAACCCAAGGTTAAAGAGGCGTTGCACAATATCTGGCAAGCCGAGACGCGGGAGGCGGCCTATCAAGCCTTTGATCACTGCCTCGAACGGTTTAGTCCGAAATACCCGAAGGCTATGGAATGCTTGGCAAAAGACAAAGCCTCGATGTTGGCATTTTATGATTATCCTGCTGAAAACTGGCAGCATATTCGAACGACCAACCCGATCGAGTCCGTCTTTGCTACGGTGAGATTGAGAACGACTAAGACCAAGAATTGCGGCAGCCGGATAACCACGTTGGCGATGGCGTTTAAACTGATCGAAACAGCCCAGAGAAGATGGTTTCGGCTTAGGGGCTATAAACATTTAGCCGATGTGATTACCGGCGTGAAATTCGTCGACGGTATTAAACAAACGGGAGATCAAAAACAGGACGCCGCTTGATTCTCTTCTATACACCAGATTTGACAATAGCTCGTCTTGTCCCGCGAAGAAATCGAATTGATTTTCGATCATCTCGACGGACCGGTGGACCTAAACCTAATCGCCAAGCTTTTATATGGTTGCGGACTCCGGCTTTTCGAATGTTTGAATCTACGCGTTCAGTGTTTTAATTTCGATGCGGGTATTTTGACCGTTCATGATGGCAAAGGCCAAAAGGATCGGACGGTTCCGTTACCTCAAACATTAATACCGGAATTAAAACAACAGTTACGGAAAGTTGCCGCGTTACATGAAACCGATTTGAAAACCAATTATGCCGGCGCGTTCTTGCCTGATCAGTTAGGAAGAAAATATAAAAATGCCGCCAAGGAATTCGTCTGGCAATGGTTTTTTCCGCAACCCTCGTTAACTCTGATTACCGAAACTCAAGAACGTAAGCGCTATCATATCCATGAGTCGGTGGTGCAAAAAGCGATCAAGCGCGCGGTGAATGATGCAAAAATAAACAAACGGGCAACCGCCCATACGTTCCGGCACTCTTTTGCCAGCCATTTATTGGAAGCCAACTATGACATTCGTACGATTCAGGAATTACTGGGCCACAGCGATGTCAGAACCACGATGATCTATACCCATACCGTACAAAGCAGGACGCTTAAGCAAGCAAAAAGCCCTTTGGATTTTGATGCCGAATAAGTTGCCTGATTTCCTCCGTTGACGTCCATGCTAATTTTATATCGAAATTAAGCGACGGCTTTTGCTATCCAGCCGTTAGACAATATTGGCTCTGTGACGTTTAGCCCAGCATGCCCCGCTTTCAGCCAAGCCTTCAGGTTGTTCCGGTCGACTTATCCCTGTCCATAAACACTCATTGCCGCTGCAGTTCATTGCGGTCGGTATGCTCGAACACTTTGTCGTAAATCTCCACCATCGTCGTTTCCTCGTAGCTCAACAGGCCGCTGCCGACCGTGATGCGATGACGGAATGCCGTGGTGCGGGCATGGTCGCGCATGAATGGCGACTGGATGATTTGCCAGTCTTCATCATCCAAGCCAGCCGCCACTTCCAGCATGATAGTGCCGTTCTCATCCTTT
Proteins encoded in this region:
- a CDS encoding integron integrase; protein product: MSREEIELIFDHLDGPVDLNLIAKLLYGCGLRLFECLNLRVQCFNFDAGILTVHDGKGQKDRTVPLPQTLIPELKQQLRKVAALHETDLKTNYAGAFLPDQLGRKYKNAAKEFVWQWFFPQPSLTLITETQERKRYHIHESVVQKAIKRAVNDAKINKRATAHTFRHSFASHLLEANYDIRTIQELLGHSDVRTTMIYTHTVQSRTLKQAKSPLDFDAE
- a CDS encoding IS256 family transposase yields the protein MVHSNVINLNKLEQNDPLQEVLRDGARKMLEVAIEAEVKAFIDQHSGLKTDEGKAAVVRNGYLPERSIQTGLGDIEVKVPKVRDRSGSGIKFNSRLVPPYLKRSKNIEEFLPWLYLRGISTGDFPETLKHLLGSDAPGLSAATISRLKQDWEHHYRDWTRRDLSNKRYVYVWADGIYSNVRMDDRLCLLVIIGSDETGRKELIALVDGYRESAASWEEVLMDLRQRGLSTDPKLAIGDGALGFWKAVAKLWPQTDQQRCWVHKTANVLEKLPKAMQPKVKEALHNIWQAETREAAYQAFDHCLERFSPKYPKAMECLAKDKASMLAFYDYPAENWQHIRTTNPIESVFATVRLRTTKTKNCGSRITTLAMAFKLIETAQRRWFRLRGYKHLADVITGVKFVDGIKQTGDQKQDAA